In Pseudomonas fluorescens, the following are encoded in one genomic region:
- the truD gene encoding tRNA pseudouridine(13) synthase TruD, translating into MNELQLLGPRAYGEPLGTAVLKAIAEDFQVDEVLDIPLSGEGEHLWIWVEKRGLNTEEAARRIAKAAGVPLRTVSYAGLKDRQALTRQWFSVQLPGKADPDLSAAQNDTLKILKTARHKRKLQRGAHSANGFTLRLTQFVGDKAALEERLQLIAKQGIPNYFGAQRFGHDGGNVVDARAWAARKALPEQRNVRSRLLSTARSFLFNQVLAARVADGTWQRAQVGDLLAFTDSRSFFPAGEAECSDPRLAILDLHPTGPQWGEGDSPATGVVHELEQAIAAREADLRDWLINAGMSHERRILRLPIGGLTWHYPEPDILQLEFILPAGCFATVLVRELVDLVPVGQTDSPCVF; encoded by the coding sequence ATGAACGAACTGCAACTGCTCGGCCCGCGGGCCTATGGTGAGCCCCTCGGTACAGCGGTACTGAAAGCCATTGCGGAAGATTTCCAGGTCGACGAAGTCCTCGACATTCCCCTCAGTGGCGAAGGCGAACACCTGTGGATCTGGGTGGAAAAACGTGGTTTGAACACAGAAGAAGCGGCGCGGCGGATTGCCAAGGCTGCCGGCGTGCCTTTGCGCACCGTCAGTTATGCCGGGCTCAAGGACCGTCAGGCGTTGACTCGCCAGTGGTTCAGCGTGCAATTGCCGGGCAAGGCCGACCCTGATCTGTCGGCCGCGCAAAACGATACGCTGAAGATCCTCAAGACCGCCCGCCACAAACGCAAATTGCAACGCGGTGCCCACTCGGCCAACGGTTTTACGTTGCGCCTGACGCAATTCGTCGGCGACAAGGCCGCGCTTGAAGAGCGTCTGCAACTGATTGCCAAACAAGGCATCCCCAATTATTTCGGCGCCCAGCGTTTCGGCCATGATGGCGGCAACGTCGTCGATGCTCGCGCCTGGGCCGCGCGCAAGGCCTTGCCGGAGCAGCGCAACGTGCGCTCGCGTCTGCTCTCCACGGCGCGCAGTTTTCTGTTCAATCAGGTGCTGGCCGCGCGTGTCGCCGATGGCACCTGGCAGCGTGCCCAGGTGGGCGATCTGCTGGCGTTCACCGACAGCCGCAGCTTTTTCCCGGCAGGCGAAGCCGAGTGCAGTGACCCGCGCCTGGCGATTCTCGATCTGCACCCGACCGGTCCGCAGTGGGGCGAAGGTGACTCGCCGGCCACGGGCGTTGTCCATGAACTGGAGCAGGCCATCGCCGCACGCGAAGCGGATTTGCGTGACTGGTTGATCAACGCCGGTATGAGCCACGAACGTCGCATCCTGCGGCTGCCCATTGGCGGGCTGACGTGGCATTATCCCGAGCCTGACATTCTGCAACTGGAATTCATCCTGCCGGCCGGATGCTTCGCCACCGTATTGGTGCGTGAGCTTGTTGATCTGGTGCCGGTGGGGCAGACGGACAGCCCATGCGTATTCTGA
- the surE gene encoding 5'/3'-nucleotidase SurE, giving the protein MRILISNDDGVTAPGLAALYAALADYTECVVIAPDQDKSGASSSLTLDRPLHPQTLANGFISLNGTPTDCVHLGLNGLLEREADMVVSGINLGANLGDDVLYSGTVAAALEGRFLKHPSFAFSLVSRQVDNLPTAAYFARKLVEAHADLDLPPRTVLNVNIPNLPLDRIRGIQLTRLGHRARAAAPMKVVDPRGKSGYWIAAAGDAEDGGPGTDFHAVMQGYVSITPLQLDRTFNDAFRSLDGWLEGLR; this is encoded by the coding sequence ATGCGTATTCTGATTTCTAACGACGATGGGGTAACCGCACCCGGTCTCGCCGCGCTTTATGCTGCGCTGGCGGATTACACCGAATGCGTGGTTATCGCCCCGGACCAGGACAAAAGCGGCGCCAGCAGTTCGCTGACGCTCGACCGTCCGTTGCACCCGCAAACCCTGGCCAACGGCTTTATCAGCCTCAACGGCACGCCCACCGATTGTGTGCACCTGGGCCTCAACGGCCTGCTGGAGCGCGAAGCGGACATGGTGGTTTCAGGGATCAACCTGGGCGCGAACCTGGGGGACGATGTCCTGTATTCCGGCACGGTGGCGGCGGCCCTCGAGGGGCGTTTCCTGAAACACCCCTCGTTTGCCTTTTCGCTGGTCTCACGCCAGGTAGATAACCTTCCCACAGCTGCCTATTTCGCGCGCAAACTGGTTGAAGCCCATGCTGACCTGGATCTGCCACCGCGTACGGTACTGAACGTGAACATTCCCAATTTGCCGCTGGACCGCATCCGCGGTATCCAGCTGACCCGCCTGGGCCATCGCGCCCGGGCCGCGGCACCGATGAAAGTGGTGGATCCGCGGGGCAAGTCCGGTTACTGGATCGCTGCGGCCGGGGATGCCGAAGACGGTGGCCCGGGTACCGATTTCCATGCAGTGATGCAGGGTTATGTTTCGATCACGCCGCTGCAACTGGATCGCACCTTCAATGATGCCTTCAGAAGTCTGGACGGCTGGCTGGAGGGGCTGCGCTGA
- a CDS encoding protein-L-isoaspartate(D-aspartate) O-methyltransferase encodes MTSQRTRERLIQRLYEEGISNARVLEVIRRTPRHLFVDEALAHRAYEDTALPIGNNQTISQPYMVARMSELLLEAGPLDKVLEIGTGSGYQTAVLSQLVERVFSVERIKVLQDRAKERLVELNLRNVVFRWGDGWEGWPALAPYNGIIVTAVATDVPQALLDQLAPGGRMVIPVGAGEVQQLMLIIREEQGFSRHVLGAVRFVPLLNGPLA; translated from the coding sequence ATGACCTCCCAGCGAACCCGGGAGCGGCTGATCCAGCGCCTGTACGAAGAAGGTATCTCCAACGCCAGGGTGCTGGAGGTCATTCGCCGGACCCCGCGCCACCTGTTCGTCGACGAAGCGCTGGCGCACCGTGCCTATGAAGACACGGCACTGCCGATTGGTAACAACCAGACCATCTCCCAGCCTTATATGGTGGCGCGCATGAGCGAGCTGCTGCTGGAAGCCGGTCCCCTCGACAAGGTGCTGGAGATCGGCACCGGGTCGGGTTATCAGACGGCGGTACTGTCGCAACTGGTCGAGCGTGTGTTCTCGGTCGAGCGCATCAAGGTTCTGCAGGATCGGGCAAAGGAACGTCTGGTCGAGCTGAACCTGCGCAACGTGGTGTTCCGCTGGGGCGACGGCTGGGAAGGCTGGCCGGCACTGGCGCCGTACAACGGGATTATCGTCACCGCAGTGGCCACCGATGTGCCCCAGGCTCTGCTTGATCAGTTGGCACCGGGAGGCCGGATGGTGATCCCTGTCGGGGCCGGCGAAGTCCAGCAATTGATGCTGATCATCCGCGAGGAACAAGGTTTTTCCAGGCATGTTCTGGGGGCGGTGCGCTTCGTGCCATTGCTCAATGGGCCACTGGCCTGA
- a CDS encoding peptidoglycan DD-metalloendopeptidase family protein, with amino-acid sequence MSLTVIAQRMSKTSFQRLVTGLVLSTLLVGCSSNKSSDVRVLDRNNAAAQRPAVTTGQYVVRPKDTLFSIAFRYGWDYKALAARNNIAAPYTIRPGQTIRFDGRTDSTSTAVVSSSSSTPSSSSKTTVIRRPVNGATTSTTTVLPSVANKPAPAPLPPPGPAPTGWGWPSNGILIGKFSSNGSLNKGIDIAGDLGQPVLAASDGTVVYAGSGLRGYGELVIIKHSETYVSAYGHNRRLLVREGQQVKVGQTIAEMGSTGTDRVKLHFEIRRQGKPVDPLQFLPRR; translated from the coding sequence GTGAGTCTCACAGTCATTGCGCAGCGTATGAGTAAAACGAGCTTTCAGCGCCTGGTGACTGGCCTTGTCTTGAGCACCTTGCTGGTCGGTTGTTCCAGCAACAAATCCAGCGATGTTCGTGTCCTGGACCGCAACAATGCCGCGGCCCAGCGTCCAGCCGTAACCACCGGACAATACGTCGTTCGGCCCAAGGACACCCTGTTCTCCATCGCCTTCCGTTACGGCTGGGACTACAAGGCCCTGGCTGCGCGTAACAACATTGCTGCGCCTTACACCATCCGTCCAGGTCAGACGATTCGCTTTGATGGTCGTACCGATTCAACGTCGACGGCGGTGGTCAGCTCGTCCAGTTCAACACCTTCGTCGTCGAGTAAAACCACGGTCATCCGTCGTCCGGTAAACGGTGCGACCACCAGCACAACGACGGTTTTACCGTCCGTCGCCAATAAGCCAGCACCCGCTCCGTTGCCCCCTCCCGGGCCAGCCCCGACGGGCTGGGGATGGCCATCTAATGGCATTCTGATCGGGAAATTCTCTTCAAACGGTAGTTTGAATAAAGGAATTGATATCGCCGGAGATTTGGGACAGCCTGTTTTAGCTGCGTCTGATGGGACGGTGGTGTACGCCGGGAGTGGCTTAAGGGGCTACGGCGAATTAGTGATCATCAAACACAGCGAAACTTACGTCAGTGCCTACGGACATAACCGCAGGCTGTTGGTTCGGGAGGGGCAGCAGGTCAAAGTCGGACAGACAATTGCCGAAATGGGGTCAACGGGTACAGACCGGGTGAAACTGCATTTTGAAATTCGCCGCCAGGGTAAACCTGTAGATCCGCTGCAATTCCTGCCACGTCGTTGA
- the rpoS gene encoding RNA polymerase sigma factor RpoS, which produces MALSKEVPEFDIDDEVLLMESSIDTDSMSNDEGAAPPSVRAKSKHSASLKQHKYIDYTRALDATQLYLNEIGFSPLLSPEEEVHFARLSQSGDPAGRKRMIESNLRLVVKIARRYVNRGLSLLDLIEEGNLGLIRAVEKFDPERGFRFSTYATWWIRQTIERAIMNQTRTIRLPIHVVKELNVYLRAARELTQKLDHEPSPEEIANLLEKPVGEVKRMLGLNERVSSVDVSLGPDSDKTLLDTLTDDRPTDPCELLQDDDLSQSIDQWLSELTDKQREVVVRRFGLRGHESSTLEDVGLEIGLTRERVRQIQVEGLKRLREILEKNGLSSESLFQ; this is translated from the coding sequence ATGGCTCTCAGTAAAGAAGTGCCGGAGTTTGACATCGACGATGAGGTTCTCCTGATGGAGAGCAGCATCGATACGGATTCGATGTCGAATGATGAAGGGGCGGCTCCACCTTCCGTTCGTGCCAAATCCAAACACTCCGCATCGTTGAAACAACACAAGTACATTGACTACACGCGGGCACTTGATGCCACGCAGCTGTATCTCAATGAAATTGGTTTCTCCCCCCTGCTGTCACCCGAAGAAGAAGTTCATTTTGCGCGCCTGTCGCAAAGTGGCGATCCTGCCGGGCGTAAACGCATGATTGAAAGTAACCTGCGGCTGGTGGTGAAAATCGCCCGGCGTTACGTCAATCGTGGGCTGTCGCTGCTGGACCTGATCGAAGAGGGCAACCTCGGCTTGATCCGGGCGGTGGAGAAGTTCGATCCGGAACGCGGTTTCCGCTTCTCGACCTATGCGACCTGGTGGATTCGCCAGACCATCGAACGCGCAATCATGAATCAGACCCGGACCATCCGGCTACCGATCCATGTGGTCAAAGAGCTGAATGTGTACCTGCGGGCTGCGCGGGAGCTGACGCAAAAACTCGACCATGAACCCTCTCCCGAAGAAATCGCCAACCTGCTGGAAAAACCGGTGGGAGAGGTCAAGCGTATGCTCGGCCTTAACGAACGGGTTTCTTCGGTCGACGTCTCGCTGGGTCCGGATTCGGATAAAACCCTACTGGATACCCTGACTGACGACCGTCCAACCGATCCATGTGAACTGTTGCAGGACGACGACCTGTCCCAGAGCATCGATCAATGGCTCTCGGAACTGACCGACAAGCAACGCGAAGTGGTTGTACGCCGCTTCGGCCTGCGCGGTCATGAAAGCAGCACCCTTGAAGACGTAGGCCTGGAAATCGGCCTGACCCGGGAACGAGTCAGACAGATTCAGGTGGAAGGCTTGAAGCGACTGCGCGAGATCCTGGAAAAAAATGGTCTGTCGAGCGAGTCGCTGTTCCAATAA
- the fdxA gene encoding ferredoxin FdxA, whose translation MTFVVTDNCIKCKYTDCVEVCPVDCFYEGPNFLVIHPDECIDCALCEPECPAVAIFSEDEVPAGMENFIELNAELADIWPNITEKKDSMPDAEEWDGKKGKIADLER comes from the coding sequence ATGACCTTCGTCGTCACCGACAACTGCATCAAGTGCAAGTACACCGACTGCGTAGAAGTCTGTCCGGTGGACTGCTTTTACGAAGGCCCGAATTTCCTGGTGATTCACCCGGATGAGTGCATCGATTGCGCGCTGTGCGAACCTGAATGCCCTGCCGTGGCTATCTTCTCCGAGGATGAGGTTCCGGCCGGCATGGAAAACTTCATCGAGCTGAACGCTGAGTTGGCCGATATCTGGCCAAACATCACCGAGAAGAAAGATTCGATGCCCGACGCTGAAGAGTGGGATGGCAAGAAAGGCAAGATCGCAGACCTCGAACGCTGA